In one Cryptococcus deuterogattii R265 chromosome 9, complete sequence genomic region, the following are encoded:
- a CDS encoding oxidoreductase: MHSENRVPGDLSGQPATGRREARAAVISFTVRGEDVFSSRVVSVTSENIMTAVDSNQGTGKLSGRVGIVGTGHRGRLYTAAVASRASTTLVALCDTNDARMDWHNKILREAGRPEANKYAAEDFHKMLEQEKLDVLVVTTIDYTHDMYIIPALKAGIKVLSEKPMTTNVEKCKAILNAVNESKGSLTVLFNYRYNPIHWKVAEVIAKGEIGEVKSIHFEWLLDTVHGADYFRRWHRYKDRSGGLMVHKSSHHFDLVNFWIQSVPQSVFGMGSLAFYGKENGQKSGWARNYERARDAKEAENDPFAIHLGDEEGLKGLYFDAEHIDGYHRDMNVFADDITIEDDMSVLVHYESGVNMTYHLTAYSPWEGYRVMFNGTHGRLELEVVENAFRLPIPKGSKSATEHVHGDNALPNEGHSKITLHKLWQQPVNVPYQEAKGGHGGGDEAMLDEIFGPKKGEEERKCPVNGLSADQRDGALAMAVGLAANESFKSGKLVSIKELLGGIM; the protein is encoded by the exons ATGCATAGTGAAAATCGAGTACCGGGGGACTTATCTGGCCAACCGGCGACCGGAAGGCGGGAAGCCCGGGCCGCTGTTATCAGCTTTACTGTTC GTGGAGAGGacgtcttttcttctcgagtAGTATCAGTGACAAGTGAAAACATCATGACTGCAGTCGACAGTAATCAAGGAACAGGCAAGCTTTCTGGAAGGGTCGGCATCGTTGGTACCGGTCATCGAGGCAGG CTCTATACGGCAGCAGTGGCTAGTCGTGCAAGCACCACTCTGGTAGCGCTTTGTGATACTAACGATGCACGAATGGATTGGCATAACAAGATTCTCCGAGAAGCCGGCAGGCCTGAAGCCAACAAATACGCTGCT GAGGACTTCCATAAGATGCTCGAGCAAGAAAAACTTGATGTGCTTGTGGTGACAACGATCGATTACACGCATGACATGTACATCATCCCAGCACTGAAAGCCGGTATCAAAGTCCTCAGTGAAAAGCCCATGACAAC GAATGTGGAAAAATGTAAAGCCATTCTCAACGCTGTCAACGAGTCAAAAGGGTCTCTCACTGTCTTATTCAATTACCGGTACAATCCCATTCACTGGAAAGTGGCAGAAGTTATCGCTAAAGGAGAGATTGGAGAAGTCAAATCAATTCACTTTGAGTGGTTACTT GACACCGTCCATGGTGCAGACTACTTCCGTCGCTGGCACAGATATAAGGACCGTTCTGGAGGCCTTATGGTTCACAAATCATCCCATCACTTTGATCTCGTCAACTTCTGGATCCAGTCCGTTCCCCAGTCAGTGTTTGGTATGGGCTCTCTTGCGTTTTATGGCAAGGAGAACGGTCAGAAGTCAGGGTGGGCAAGGAACTATGAACGCGCAAGGGATGCGAAGGAGGCAGAAAATGATCCGTTTGCGATCCATTTgggggatgaagagggttTGAAGGGACTTTATTTTGATGCGGAGCATATCG ACGGGTATCACAGAGATATGAACGTCTTTGCAGACGATATCACaattgaagatgacatgTCGGTTCTCGTTCACTACGAATCTGGAGTTAACATGACTTACCACCTCACTGCTTACTCT CCATGGGAAGGTTACAGAGTAATGTTTAACGGAACTCATGGTCGTCTCGAACTCGAAGTCGTTGAAAACGCCTTCCGTCTCCCTATCCCTAAAGGCTCCAAAAGCGCCACAGAACATGTGCACGGCGATAACGCGCTACCCAACGAAGGTCACTCCAAAATCACCTTGCATAAACTCTGGCAGCAGCCAGTTAACGTACCTTATCAGGAGGCTAAAGGTGGACatggtggaggggatgaAGCTATGTTGGATGAGATTTTTGGTCCaaagaaaggggaagaagagaggaagtgCCCTGTGAATGGATTGTCAGCTGATCAGAGGGATGGAGCTCTCGCGATGGCTGTTGGGTTAGCGGCCAATGAAAGTTTTAAGAGTGGGAAGCTAGTATCCATCAAGGAGTTGCTTGGTGGTATTATGTGA
- a CDS encoding glucosidase, whose product MSRYNDYRRYKRSADNSILPTTNQQYGPSASTANPTNSLLPPARYSASSASLDSRARQAELGAASSEEWEPMMAGPEDDDWMHNPDSNKDLNYDRGTIFTARGFLNVGCLFMLILCLVTLFAGYPIITHLTETPIKTNGAYNMGGINSTGQVPLISNIPNMIDNDTPQEAYTRTGFDGKTYNLVFSDEFEKEGRTFFPGDDPFWTGVDLNYWPTGDLEWYDPAAITTKDGHLVITINQQEIHDLNFRSGMLQSWNQMCFQYSIYIETSVSLPGNNNVGGFWPGVWMMGNLGRPGYGATTDGTWPYSYDSCDYGTLANQTNPQGTGPEGALTSGANDGPISYLPGQRMSSCTCKGEDHAGPDVTYGRGVPEIDVLEGQIDLTVNRGQVSQSAQFAPFDAGYEFLNTSKGAIQYDTDITIWNSYKGGTYQEAVSSLTYIDSNNYVGTSGKFGIYGFEMFSDPNNRNSGYITWVADGKKSWTMYPAAVGPLSSMNIGQRLISEEPMAMVINFGMSNNFQAIDLNHLTFPAEMHVDYMRVYQRSEGRIGCDPDDRPTAAYIKKHPNAYNNANLTTWGMAGYTMPKNSLIDSC is encoded by the exons ATGTCTCGATATAATGATTACAGGAGGTATAAGCGGTCCGCAGATAACAGTATCCTG CCCACGACCAATCAACAATATGGTCCTTCGGCCTCTACAGCAAACCCTACCAACAGCCTTTTACCACCCGCAAGATATAGTGCTAGCTCAGCAAGCCTTGATAGCAGAGCAAGACAGGCTGAACTGGGAGCAGCAAGTTCGGAAGAATGGGAGCCGATGATGGCAGGGCCGGAGGATGACGACTGGATGCACAATCCAGATTCTAATAAGGATCTCAAC TATGATCGAGGAACGATATTTACTGCACGTGGCTTCCTTAACGTCGGGTGCCTTTTTATGCTTATTCTGTGCCTGGTAACCCTTTTCGCCGGGTATCCTATCATTACCCATCTCACAGAAACCCCGATTAAGACAAACGGCGCGTACAACATGGGCGGTATCAACTCGACTGGTCAGGTACCTCTTATATCGAACATCCCCAATATGATTGATAACGATACACCACAAGAGGCGTATACTCGAACAGGTTTTGACGGGAAGACATATAATTTGGTCTTCTCCGATgagtttgaaaaggaaggaagaacgtTCTTCCCGGGTGACGATCCCTTTTGGACGGGAGT AGATCTCAACTACTGGCCAACAGGAGACCTTGAGTGGTATGACCCTGCAGCAATCACAACCAAAGATGGCCATCTCGTTATTACAATCAATCAGCAAGAAATTCACGACCTCAACTTCCGCTCCGGTATGCTTCAATCATGGAACCAAATGTGTTTCCAGTACTCTATCTACATTGAGACCTCTGTTTCTTTGCCGGGCAATAACAACGTGGGAGGGTTTTGGCCCGGTGTTTGGATGATGGGTAATCTCGGAAGACCTGGATACGGAGCCACGACGGATGGAACGTGGCCTTACTCGTATGATTCATGCGATTACGGGACGCTGGCGAATCAGACCAATCCACAGGGTACTGGGCCAGAGGGAGCTTTGACATCTGGGGCAAACGATGGTCCCATTTCTTA TCTGCCGGGACAGAGAATGTCTTCATGTACTtgtaaaggagaagatcatgCAGGGCCAGATGTGACTTATGGCCGTGGTGTACCAGAGATTGATGTCCTCGAAGGACAAATTGACCTGACTGTTAACAGAGGCCAAGTTAGTCAAAGTGCTCAGTTCGCTCCC TTTGACGCAGGATATGAGTTTCTCAACACCTCTAAAGGAGCCATTCAATATGATACGGATATCACAATATGGAACTCGTACAAAGGTGGAACATATCAGGAAGCGGTATCATCTTTGACTTATATCGATAGCAATAATTATGTCGGAACGAGTGGCAAGTTTGGTATTTATG GCTTCGAGATGTTTAGCGATCCCAATAATAGAAACTCCGGTTACATCACATGGGTCGCGGACGGTAAGAAATCTTGGACGATGTACCCCGCCGCTGTGGGACCCTTATCCTCCATGAATATCGGTCAACGTCTGATATCTGAAGAGCCAATGGCAATG GTCATAAATTTTGGCATGTCCAACAATTTCCAGGCTATCGATCTTAACCACCTCACTTTCCCCGCGGAGATGCATGTCGATTATATGAGGGTGTATCAACGGTCAGAAGGGAGGATAGGGTGTGATCCAGATGATCGACCCACTGCGGCTTACATCAAGAAGCACCCCAATGCGTACAACAATGCTAACTTGACAACCTGGGGTATGGCCGGTTACACTATGCCT AAAAACTCACTTATTGACTCTTGTTAA
- a CDS encoding dolichyl-phosphate-mannose-protein mannosyltransferase, which produces MSQPLTRRVPLQPHPSQPSTFASKVTVESEADARLREHHAGPHTIQKTAFGGKRGSAAVGRIGKREWTMIAGMVVVALYVRLYKLGRPSSVVFDEVHFGGFAMKYIRRKFFMDVHPPLAKLLVTLSAWVGGFDGKFDFKDIGKDYLEPGVPYITMRFFPAALGIALIPLAFLTLLALRLSHISALLGALLVTFDNALITQSRLILLDSFLVFFTGLTTFFWVRFSNDDSEGRAFTKPWWINLLCTGLSLGAVVSCKWVGLFTIAMIGVGTLRQLWLLLGNLKVTPRQYVRHFAARTLCLIVVPFTFYMLMFKIHFWILNESGDGDGFMSSEFQHTLQGHGMADTFADVGFGSKVSIRHVNTQGGYLHSHPHPYPGGSKQQQITLYPHRDDNNVWRIVNASAPDGPSSYPWDELPFEYVLTGTKIRLEHVTTEKRLHSHDIRPPVSEVDFQNEVSGYGFPGFAGDANDDFIVEITKHTRGRNDKQAKHRLKTLRSEFRLRHALSGCYLFSHKVKLPDWGYEQQEVTCNKNPTWENSLWYIETNQHAQLSMDAERVNYEKPSFFEKFFELNAVMWRTNAGLTERHAYDSRPQHWPWLRRGINFWVKDYRQVYLIGNPVVWWSSTAAIVAYVAVRGFLVLRAQRGYRDLHQPKLAFYDDICAFCVIGWALHYFPFYLMQRQLFLHHYLPALYFAILLFCTVFDYTTSALRPKIRANIAIAILILALWSWNHWSSLAYAGEWTKSACENGKWLRTWDFSCNDFYESTSMYNSHAAMSSEKIAATDLGPDSATTTLIEDIPEPIQNVFQQDPPPEEKTIAPVGPAPVVQMEESSAVFIPEGEEAPIVEDLRAPVGNDAGDPAVTDGEDDGGWHGGAEDGQHGQRKDEVKTKEGEAPVGATVDIPDMGMDEEQKLLVDQIMDEQE; this is translated from the exons ATGTCTCAACCACTCACCCGCCGcgttcctcttcagccCCACCCTTCCCAACCGTCAACCTTTGCGTCAAAAGTTACCGTCGAATCTGAAGCTGATGCGCGTTTGAGAGAACACCATGCTGGGCCACACACAATCCAGAAAACTGCGTTTGGCGGGAAGAGAGGCTCTGCAGCAGTAGGGCGGattggaaagagggagTGGACGATGATCGCGGGGATGGTCGTAGTTGCGCTTTACGTGAGACTGTACAAGCTTGGCAGGCCGAGCAGTGTCGT TTTTGACGAAGTGCATTTCGGAGGCTTTGCCATGAAATATATCCGGCGCAAGTTCTTTATGGATGTGCACCCTCCACTCGCAAAACTCTTGGTCACTCTCAGCGCTTGGGTCGGTGGGTTCGACGGGAAGTTTGATTTCAAGGATATTGGAAA GGATTACCTTGAACCTGGCGTTCCCTATATTACAATGCGATTCTTCCCTGCTGCCCTCGGTATTGctctcatccctctcgccttccttacccttctcgctcttcgCCTCTCACACATTTCTGCGCTCCTGGGCGCCCTTCTTGTCACATTTGATAACGCTCTCATCACTCAATCCCGACTCATCCTCTTAGactctttcctcgtcttcttcaccggTCTTACTACTTTTTTCTGGGTTCGCTTCTCCAATGACGATTCTGAAGGTCGAGCGTTCACGAAGCCGTGGTGGATAAATTTACTTTGTACCGGTCTTAGTCTTGGTGCTGTTGTCTCATGTAAATGGGTCGGCCTGTTCACTATTGCCATGATCGGCGTCGGAACCCTTCGTCAACTCTGGCTTCTCCTCGGTAATCTCAAGGTTACCCCCAGGCAGTACGTCAGACACTTTGCGGCTCGAACGCTGTGCTTGATTGTGGTACCCTTCACTTTCTATATGCTGATGTTTAAAATTCACTTCTGGATTTTGAACGAAAgcggagatggagatgggttCATGAGCTCGGAGTTCCAGCATACATTACAGGGTCATGGCATGGCTGATACTTTCGCTG ATGTTGGTTTTGGTTCAAAGGTGTCCATCCGACATGTTAACACTCAGGGTGGTTACCTTCATTCACACCCCCATCCTTACCCTGGCGGCTCTAAGC AACAACAAATCACCCTCTACCCCCATCGAGACGACAACAACGTCTGGCGAATCGTTAATGCTTCGGCCCCCGACGGACCATCCTCTTATCCCTGGGATGAACTTCCTTTTGAATATGTTCTTACCGGCACTAAGATCCGTCTCGAGCATGTCACGACCGAGAAGCGTCTCCATTCTCACGACATCCGACCACCTGTCAGTGAAGTGGACTTTCAAAATGAAGTATCTGGCTATGGTTTTCCGGGGTTTGCTGGTGACGCCAATGACGATTTCATTGTGGAAATCACCAAGCATACaagagggaggaatgaCAAGCAGGCCAAGCACAGGCTCAAAACCCTCCGAAGCGAATTCAGACTAAGACACGCTTTGTCTGGATGCTACTTGTTCTCACACAAAGTCAAGTTGCCTGACTGGGGTTATGAGCAACAAGAGGTGACATGTAACAAGAACCCTACTTGGGAGAACTCTCTGTGGTACATTGAGACCAACCAGCATGCTCAAT TGTCTATGGACGCTGAGCGAGTCAATTATGAGAAACCTAGCTTCTTCGAAAAGTTTTTCGAGCTCAACGCTGTGATGTGGAGAACCAACGCTGGATTGACTGAGAGACATGCTTATGATTCTCGACCTCAACACTGGCCTTGGCTCAGGCGCGGCATC AACTTCTGGGTCAAGGATTACAGGCAGGTCTACCTCATCGGTAACCCCGTGGTATGGTGGTCTAGCACTGCCGCTATCGTTGCCTATGTCGCTGTGAGAGGGTTCTTGGTTTTGCGTGCTCAGAGAGGTTACAGGGATTTGCACCAAC CCAAGCTCGCATTCTATGACGACATTTGCGCTTTCTGCGTCATTGGTTGGGCACTCCATTACTTCCCATTCTACCTCATGCAACgccagctcttcttgcaCCACTATCTCCCCGCACTCTATTTTGcaattcttcttttctgcaCCGTCTTTGACTACACCACATCTGCGCTCAGGCCAAAAATTAGGGCAAACATTGCTATCGCGATTTTGATTCTTGCACTTTGGAGTTGGAATCATTGGAGTAGTTTGGCGTATGCTGGAGAGTGGACTAAGAGCGCCTGTGAGAATGGAAAGTGGTTGAGGACTTGGGATTTCTCTTG TAACGACTTTTACGAGAGCACTAGCATGTACAACTCCCACGCTGCCATGTCAAGCGAAAAAATTGCTGCTACCGATCTCGGTCCTGACTCGGCCACGACCACACTCATCGAAGATATCCCTGAGCCTATCCAGAATGTTTTCCAACAAGATCCCCCTCCTGAGGAAAAGACCATTGCGCCCGTTGGCCCCGCGCCCGTAGTTCAGATGGAAGAGTCTTCTGCGGTTTTCATTCctgaaggggaggaggcgcCAATCGTTGAGGATTTGAGAGCGCCAGTGGGGAACGATGCAGGTGATCCGGCAGTGAcggatggtgaagatgacggtGGTTGGCACGGAGGTGCAGAGGATGGACAGCATGGAcaaagaaaggatgaagtgaagacaaaggaaggtgaggcGCCTGTAGGTGCTACGGTTGACATTCCTGATATgggaatggatgaggaacAGAAGTTGTTGGTGGATCAGATCATGGATGAACAGGAGTAA
- a CDS encoding glucosidase yields the protein MVLGEERLTSASAISVRRSIRSTLGKYESYTPRPGPSRTDSTISYSSANTDSKLNNLEHGSMEWKTMIADAEDDDWMHNPDSKNDRKYDRGTIFTFRGLLNVGCLLIILICFLALFAGYPIITYYTEEIQSTNGAYNLGGINSTGQIPLIENFATVIDKDTPEGAYTRTGFDGEPYTLVFSDEFEKEGRTFFPGDDPFWTAVDLHYWPTGDLEWYDPSAITTRDGKLVITMTQEPIHDLNFKSGMLQSWNQLCFQYSVYIEVSVSLPGDDKIPGFWPGVWMMGNLGRPGYGATTDGTWPYSYDSCDYGTLANQTNPEGTGPEGALTSGADNGPISYLPGQRMSACTCKGEDHAGPDVSYGRGVPEIDVLEALVDPKARRGVVSQSAQMAPFDKGYNYDNSSKGAIIYDTKNTEFNIYQGSIYQEAVSSLTYVDNANYVGTSGGFGVYGFEYFSNPEDRNSGHITWAANGKKSWTMYPAAVRADESMGIGQRLISEEPMAMIVNFGMSESFQSVDFNRLVTPMEMLVDYIRVYQRSEGRVGCDPKDRPTAAYIESHINAYSNPNLTTWAAAGYTKPKNSLIDTC from the exons ATGGTATTAGGAGAGGAACGGCTT ACCTCTGCTTCAGCAATTTCTGTACGTCGATCCATTCGTTCAACGTTAGGTAAATATGAGAGCTATACGCCTCGTCCGGGACCTAGTCGGACAGACAGTACTATCAGCTATTCGAGTGCAAACACAGATAGCAAGTTGAATAACCTGGAGCATGGTTCTATGGAATGGAAAACTATGATAGCCGAtgcagaggacgatgatTGGATGCACAATCCTGATTCCAAAAATGACCGGAAG TACGACCGTGGAACGATTTTTACATTCCGAGGATTACTGAACGTTGGGTGTCTCCTCATAATTCTTATTTGTTTTTTGGCTCTGTTCGCCGGGTATCCAATCATCACATACTACACCGAAGAAATTCAGAGTACCAACGGCGCGTATAACCTCGGAGGCATCAACTCTACTGGACAGATTCCATTAATCGAGAACTTTGCTACGGTGATAGACAAGGATACCCCTGAAGGCGCGTATACTAGGACGGGCTTCGATGGGGAACCGTACACTTTGGTATTTTCGGATGAAttcgagaaggaaggcagAACATTCTTCCCAGGCGACGATCCGTTCTGGACTGCTGT CGATCTCCACTATTGGCCCACAGGTGATTTAGAATGGTATGATCCATCAGCTATAACAACCAGAGACGGAAAGCTCGTCATTACTATGACCCAAGAACCCATCCATGACCTCAACTTCAAGTCTGGGATGCTTCAGTCATGGAATCAACTATGTTTCCAATATTCTGTCTACATTGAAGTTTctgtttctcttcctggTGACGACAAAATCCCTGGTTTCTGGCCAGGCGTATGGATGATGGGTAATTTAGGAAGACCAGGGTATGGAGCCACAACGGATGGAACATGGCCATACTCATACGATTCATGTGATTATGGAACGTTGGCCAATCAGACGAATCCTGAGGGGACTGGACCAGAAGGCGCATTGACTTCTGGGGCAGACAATGGCCCTATCTCATA TCTACCTGGTCAGCGAATGTCTGCGTGTACCTGCAAGGGCGAAGATCACGCAGGGCCGGACGTTTCGTATGGGCGCGGCGTGCCGGAAATCGATGTATTGGAAGCTCTAGTTGACCCTAAGGCTCGACGTGGTGTCGTTAGTCAAAGCGCTCAAATGGCTCCT TTCGATAAAGGGTATAATTACGACAACTCATCCAAAGGCGCTATTATATATGACACCAAAAATACTGAGTTCAACATCTACCAAGGCTCAATATATCAGGAAGCAGTTTCATCTTTGACTTATGTCGATAACGCGAACTACGTGGGGACTAGCGGTGGCTTTGGTGTTTACG GTTTTGAGTACTTTTCGAACCCTGAAGACAGAAATTCTGGACATATCACGTGGGCTGCAAATGGCAAAAAGTCGTGGACAATGTATCCCGCCGCTGTTCGTGCTGACGAATCAATGGGCATCGGGCAACGTCTGATCTCGGAAGAGCCGATGGCTATG ATCGTTAATTTCGGCATGTCTGAAAGCTTCCAATCTGTAGACTTTAACCGCCTCGTAACGCCCATGGAAATGCTCGTCGACTATATACGGGTGTACCAACGgtcagaaggaagagttggcTGTGATCCGAAAGATAGACCAACGGCCGCGTATATCGAGAGCCATATAAACGCGTATAGCAATCCCAACCTGACTACCTGGGCGGCTGCCGGGTATACCAAACCG AAAAACTCCTTAATAGATACATGTTGA
- a CDS encoding histidinol dehydrogenase: MSTPPFLPLVEPQDVALLSSLALITPVLVASDHLGQIRQSLPANASYYIQASDNEDLIALLDGGAQKLVVTPQQLEAGGAGIPKERLILRVSEEELSTSKHLAQQTGGILIISSVPHNAKSLALPGVDVYLQLPEVQPLRILNLIKSSRPSSYVIPSSYLSLESSTTAEKISIPEAFLAPIISDRPDGLFPTIVSSYNHSTTPLGLVYSSVESVKESILTQKGVYQSRKHGLWRKGETSGAVQQVTGIKLDCDNDALIFEVVQHGSGFCHLPQSTCFGDLSGIAKLSDTLTSRLASAPEGSYTKRLFTDEKLLRSKIMEEAEELCDAQTKEEVAFEAADLVYFALTRCISKGVSWRDVEAALDKKALKVTRRKGDAKPKWEEKTKEIVRENGEAKSTVPEPVKLPEPESEDAPIKMRAVTLSTLSALEQKDLLLRPVLNSLAMIDKVKPIVERVRQEGDAGLKAMTKQFDRADLSSNVLLPPFETPGEDVLPKDVREAIDVAYNNVKEFHQAQNEKEPLVVETMPGVTCSRFARPIARVGVYVPGGTAILPSTAIMLGVPAQVAGCKTIVLATPPRQDGSISPEVLYVAKLTGVTCILKAGGAQAVGAMAYGTDEVPKVDKIFGPGNQWVTAAKMLVQNDTDALVAIDMPAGPSEVLVIADHTANPVFVASDLLSQAEHGVDSQVILLAINLTPEHLAAIEAEIDRQARALPRVKIAREAIKKSVTVEVKDLEEAVKFSNEYAPEHLILHLEKAEEVVAEIENAGSVFVGPFSPESCGDYASGTNHTLPTNGFARQFSGVNTLSFQKHITSQTVSAEGLKKLGPYVVRLAEREGLEAHANAVRVRLAELNKQ, encoded by the exons ATGAGCACTCCCCCCTTTCTCCCCCTCGTCGAACCCCAGGACGTGgccctcctctcttctctcgcGCTTATCACCCCCGTCCTCGTCGCCTCTGACCACTTGGGACAAATCCGCCAATCATTGCCTGCAAATGCGTCATACTACATCCAAGCAAGCGATAACGAGGACTTGATTGCACTCCTCGACGGTGGCGCTCAAAAGCTTGTCGTTACTCCCCAGCAACTCGAGGCTGGCGGCGCAGGTATCCCCAAGGAAAGACTTATTCTCCGAGTCTCCGAGGAAGAGCTTTCTACTTCCAAGCACTTGGCCCAGCAGACTGGTGgtatcctcatcatctcttctgtCCCCCACAATGCCAAGTCGCTTGCTCTGCCTGGCGTGGACGTCTACCTCCAACTGCCTGAGGTCCAACCTCTTAGAattctcaacctcatcaaatcttctcgcccttcttcttatgtcattccttcttcatacCTTTCCCTTGAATCCTCCACTACCGCCGAGAAAATCTCCATTCCCGAAGCCTTTCTTGCCCCTATCATTTCTGACCGCCCCGACGGCCTTTTCCCCACCATCGTGTCCTCTTACAACCACTCTACTACCCCTCTTGGTTTGGTCTACTCTTCCGTTGAAAGCGTCAAAGAATCAATCCTTACACAGAAGGGCGTTTACCAATCTAGGAAGCACGGTTtatggaggaagggcgaGACTAGCGGCGCGGTGCAACAGGTCACCGGCATCAAGCTCGACTGTGATAATGATGCTTTGATCTTTGAGGTCGTTCAGCACGGCTCTGGCTTCTGCCACCTCCCTCAATCAACATGTTTCGGTGACCTTTCCGGTATCGCCAAGCTCTCCGACACTCTTACCTCCCGTCTTGCCTCTGCTCCCGAAGGCTCTTACACCAAACGACTTTTTACAGATGAAAAGCTTTTGAGGAGCAAGATTATGGAAGAAGCCGAGGAGCTCTGTGACGCCCAgacgaaggaagaggttgcGTTTGAGGCTGCTGATTTGGTTTACTTTGCCTTGACAAGGTGTATCAGCAAAGGCGTGAGCTGGAGAGATGTTGAGGCAGCTTTGGACAAGAAGGCATTGAAGGtaacaagaaggaagggcgATGCCAAACCCAAGTGGGAGGAAAAGACTAAGGAGATTGTAagggagaatggagaggCCAAGTCCACTGTCCCCGAACCAGTCAAGCTTCCCGAGCCCGAGTCTGAAGATGCCCCTATCAAGATGCGAGCCGTCACTCTCTCGACGCTCTCTGCCCTTGAGCAAAAAGACCTTCTCCTCCGACCTGTTCTTAACTCACTCGCCATGATTGACAAGGTCAAGCCCATCGTCGAGCGTGTCCGACAAGAAGGCGATGCCGGTCTGAAAGCCATGACCAAGCAATTCGACCGTGCCGACCTTTCATCCAACgttctcctccctcccttcGAAACcccaggagaagatgtgcTGCCGAAGGATGTGAGAGAAGCGATCGATGTAGCGTACAATAATGTCAAAGAGTTCCACCAAGCTCAAAACGAAAAGGAGCCGCTTGTGGTGGAGACGATGCCTGGCGTCACTTGCTCTCGATTCGCACGACCCATTGCCCGAGTTGGTGTCTACGTACCCGGTGGTACTGCTATCCTCCCTTCTACTGCTATTATGCTCGGTGTGCCTGCCCAAGTTGCCGGCTGTAAAACTATAGTCCTCGCTACCCCTCCCCGACAAGACGGATCCATCTCCCCTGAAGTTTTGTACGTTGCCAAGCTTACGGGTGTTACTTGCATCTTGAAGGCTGGTGGTGCCCAGGCTGTGGGCGCGATGGCATATGGAACGGATGAGGTACCCAAGGTGGATAAGATCTTTGGCCCTGGTAACCAGTGGGTCACTGCGGCCAAGATGTTGGTGCAGAATGATACGGATGCTTTGGTGGCTATCGACATGCCTGCCGGTCCTTCCGAAGTTCTC GTCATTGCCGACCACACTGCCAACCCCGTCTTCGTCGCTTCCGaccttctctcccaagCTGAACACGGCGTCGACTCCCAAgtcatcctccttgccATCAATCTCACCCCTGAGCACCTCGCTGCTATCGAAGCCGAAATCGACCGACAAGCCCGAGCTCTTCCCCGTGTCAAGATTGCGAGGGAGGCTATCAAGAAGAGTGTCACCGTAGAGGTCaaggatttggaagaagctgtcaaATTCAGCAATGAGTATGCTCCTGAGCACTTGATTTTGCACCTGGAGAAGGCGGAAGAAGTTGTGGCTGAGATTGAGAACGCGGGCAGCGTGTTCGTTggtcccttctctcctgaATC ATGTGGTGATTACGCCTCTGGTACCAACCACACCCTCCCCACTAACGGCTTTGCCCGTCAATTCTCTGGTGTCAacactctttctttccaaaaACACATTACCTCCCAGACTGTCAGTGCGGAAgggttgaagaagttgggTCCGTATGTCGTCAGGTTGgcggaaagggaagggttGGAGGCGCATGCCAATGCTGTGAGGGTCAGATTGGCAGAGTTAAACAAGCAATAA